In Cryptococcus neoformans var. neoformans JEC21 chromosome 5 sequence, one genomic interval encodes:
- a CDS encoding transcriptional activator, putative gives MSEHTNLKSLAPLGNQPEPSANSAGVGPSKPFTEAQVEEFREQDRWLPIANVARIMKSSLPTSAKVSKEAKECVQECVSEFISFITSEAAEKCLNEKRKTLNGEDILTSMRALGFDNYEGVLRVYLAKYRDSHHSIPKRNAQHEDDDEEVQDGRKKRGRGRQPAGGTISTNGHAEGTKSKRKRSDDGKGVR, from the exons ATGTCAGAACATACAAACCTCAAAAGCCTTGCCCCGCTAGGCAACCAACCCGAGCCCTCCGCTAATTCGGCAGGAGTAGGCCCCTCGAAGCCATTTACAGAGGCTCAGGTTGAGGAGTTTCGAGAACAAGATCGTTGGCTGCCG ATTGCGAACGTGGCGCGAATCATGAAGTCTTCATTACCAACTTCAGCCAAAGTGTCGAAGGAAGCCAAGGAATGTGTCCAAGAATGTGTGTCGGAATTTATCTCTTTTATC ACATCAGAAGCGGCTGAAAAATGTCTGAatgaaaagaggaagacgttAAACGGGGAGGATATACTTACATCCATGCGCGCGTTGGGGTTCGACAATTATGAGGGTGTTTTGAGAGTGTACCTGGCGAAATATCGCGAT TCACATCATTCCATACCAAAACGCAACGCGCAACacgaagacgacgacgaggaagtTCAAGATGGGCGAAAAAAGCGCGGACGGGGGAGGCAACCAGCTGGCGGCACCATTTCGACCAACGGCCATGCAGAGGGGACAAAGTCTaaacgaaaaagaagtgATGACGGGAAAGGTGTACGATAG
- a CDS encoding ubiquitin conjugating enzyme, putative, which translates to MPKLNLRSTAVKRIMQEAAELAAADVDDDGFVAAPLEDDIFEWHCTMRGVPDSEYDGGLYHFRIVLPPSYPMSAPDIILLTPNGRFELGKKICIDGLTSFHAGSWQPAWGVRTAIVGLRSFWMQSGEALSAIGALDHSKEERKRLARLSAEWKCPTCGIKNEEIMPRYPAAVDEKEGGKGGNEDVKQYMDSGDTVDYAAACALKAEHIEEAGDRGLDSEHLESRPTEPEPQAEATDLRASASPEVISTSAVQTSPSSTQITLEPCRTVPLWLDHLIGGFCIALGLAICKRVGTYILS; encoded by the exons ATGCCCAAACTCAACCTTCGCTCCACTGCCGTGAAGCGCATCATGCAAGAGGCTGCAGAACTCGCAGCCGCCGACGTCGACGACGACGGCTTCGTCGCCGCCCCCTTGGAG GATGATATATTCGAATGGCATTGTACGATGCGTGGAGTGCCGGACAGTGAATATGACGGTG GTCTCTATCATTTTCGCATagtccttcctccctcttaTCCCATGAGTGCACCCGATATTATTTTATTGACTCCCAACGGGCGCTTTGAGCTTGGCAAAAAG ATTTGTATCGATGGCCTTACCAGCTTTCACGCTGGTTCATGGCAACCAGCATGGGGTGTTCGTACAG ccaTTGTAGGTCTTCGGTCGTTTTGGATGCAATCTGGCGAGGCTCTTTCTGCTATCGGTGCTCTCGACCATtcgaaagaggaaaggaagcgGCTTGCAAGGCTTTCAGCAGAATGGAAATGTCCTACTTGTGGTATTAAAAACGAGGAGATCATGCCAAGGTATCCGGCTGCCgttgatgagaaagagggagggaagggagggaatGAAGATGTCAAGCAGTATATGGACAGTGGAGACACAGTGGATTACGCAGCTGCTTGTGCTCTTAAAGCTGAGCACATAGAGGAGGCAGGAGATAGAGGGCTCGACTCTGAACATTTAGAGTCCCGTCCTACTGAACCGGAACCACAAGCGGAAGCCACAGATTTACGGGCGTCAGCCTCTCCAGAGGTTATCTCCACGTCAGCTGTACAAACTTCACCCTCGTCCACACAAATCACTCTTGAACCCTGTCGCACTGTCCCGCTATGGCTCGATCACCTCATTGGGGGATTCTGTATCGCCCTTGGGCTAGCCATCTGCAAGCGAGTCGGGACGTACATCTTGAGCTGA
- a CDS encoding eukaryotic translation initiation factor 3 110 kda subunit (eif3 p110), putative, with protein MPPIYVKPENALKRSEELLALGTPQSQQQAFDNLVEVFQSKRFKQTPINVLEPIVTKFIDLCVVLSRKAHAKSGLLVFKSAAQTTNVGAIERVLNHFIAKAEARLAAAVEQAKKEVAALPDVPVVDDDLPLQPASLMLDCFVDSAGDRERIERRLIAPAQKFCWDSYDICLDIAKSNDRLEVIYQSIAHRAFHFCKIHQRKADFRRLCEQRLRKDLANAAKYSHQQHAINLSDPETLGRFLDTRFLQLETAVELELWQEAFRSIEDVHGLIAGRKGTKPSMMANYYEKLTQIFKAEGGKQTAVFHAAAWARYFQHAERAGIVNDKASGCVLLSALAVPLGEVEVKQRLVALLNLPKTPTREALVQDAAAKHLKRVPADIRQIYKILEVDFEPTTASKVLAPLITSLSPEYQPYLPALRDVVLSRLLQALAQVYDSVTLSHILDLVKPLDNTPWATDMSSLEKFLVTACRRGDIRASVDHVAQTITFVSTPPDANGLQTLAVCLYNTIQYLNPSRLAPVSRSDAFAAAIAQAEEERKAASHKRQIVIRRRELLEEAKLRREKEASTALAERLKIKAEEDARRAKEEAKQAEIDRVRKQIHETKQAEAKQLAASLAAQGALKVDISSIEDLDSSKLVAMQVEQLAKEKKELSERLRIVGKRVDHLERAMRKEERPLLAQDYERQKAEDRAAHDRANQIAREQAIEQQRAARELKQRLGRMLEDYEAVKERIESQMQEELKAAKEEARRKIEEEKAQLREKVIKRKREEKERKLKEAREAEERKRKEEEEAAQKAEEEARAAAALEAEAAAAEQRRAEREAQRQSDLERIRAQQEREEEALRRRQAEKAAATSGGSAYRPPARAGTTPPTASPAPSSGGPSWLARRKAMEAQSAGGAPVASSPKPVPSNSAAASAPASNGPESIAGEAEKPALTGSVWRRGMGARRGMPSTRGGA; from the exons ATGCCCCCCATCTACGTCAAGCCAGAGAACGCCCTCAAG CGCTCAGAGGAGCTCCTGGCTCTCGGCACACCCCAATCTCAGCAGCAAGCCTTTGACAACCTCGTCGAGGTCTTCCAGTC GAAACGATTCAAGCAGACTCCCATCAACGTCCTTGAACCCATCGTTACCAAGTTCATTGATCTCTGTGTAGTTCTCAGCCGCAAGGCTCATGCCAAATCCGGTCTCCTCGTTTTCAAGTCTGCTGCCCAGACCACCAATGTCGGTGCCATCGAAAGGGTATTGAACCACTTTATTGCCAAGGCCGAGGCCCGTCTTGCTGCGGCCGTCGAGCAGGCCAAGAAAGAGGTTGCTGCTTTGCCCGATGTTCCCGTTGTGGACGACGACCTGCCCCTTCAACCGGCTTCCCTTATGCTTGACTGCTTTGTTGACAGTGCTGGCGACAGGGAAAGGATTGAGCGAAGATTGATTGCCCCCGCCCAAAAGTTCTGCTGGGATTCTTACGACATTTGTCTCGATATTGCCAAAAGCAACGACAGGCTCGAGGTTATCTACCAATCTATCGCCCACCGTGCTTTCCATTTCTGCAAGATTCACCAGCGCAAGGCCGATTTCCGCCGTTTGTGCGAACAACGATTGCGAAAGGATCTTGCCAACGCTGCCAAGTACAGCCACCAGCAACACGCCATTAACCTTTCCGACCCCGAGACTCTCGGCCGTTTCCTTGACACCCGTTTCCTTCAACTTGAAACTGCTGTTGAGCTCGAGCTTTGGCAGGAGGCTTTCCGTTCCATTGAGGATGTCCATGGTTTGATTGCGGGCAGGAAGGGTACTAAGCCTTCCATGATGGCCAACTACTATGAGAAGTTGACTCAGATTTTCAAGGCCGAGGGCGGTAAGCAGACTGCTGTCTTCCACGCTGCTGCTTGGGCTAGATACTTCCAGCACGCCGAGAGGGCCGGCATTGTCAATGACAAAGCTTCTGGCTGTGTCTTGCTCTCTGCCCTTGCCGTGCCTCTTGGTGAAGTCGAAGTCAAGCAGAGGCTTGTTgcccttctcaaccttcCCAAGACGCCTACTCGCGAGGCTCTTGTTCAAGATGCTGCTGCCAAGCACCTTAAGCGCGTGCCCGCCGATATCCGACAAATCTACAAGATTCTTGAAGTTGATTTTGAGCCCACCACCGCTTCCAAGGTTCTTGCTCCTCTCATCACCAGCCTCTCTCCCGAGTACCAACCTTACCTCCCCGCTCTTCGCGATGTTGTTCTCTCTCGTTTGCTCCAAGCTCTCGCCCAAGTGTACGACTCTGTGACCCTTTCCCACATTCTTGATCTCGTCAAGCCCCTCGATAACACCCCCTGGGCCACCGACATGTCATCCCTTGAAAAGTTCCTTGTCACAGCTTGCCGACGAGGTGACATTCGTGCTTCCGTTGACCACGTTGCGCAGACCATCACCTTCGTCTCTACCCCTCCTGACGCCAACGGCCTTCAGACCCTTGCCGTCTGCCTCTACAACACTATCCAGTACCTCAACCCCTCTCGTCTTGCTCCGGTTTCTCGATCCGACGCTTTCGCCGCTGCTATTGCTCAGGCCGAGGAAGAGCGCAAGGCTGCTAGTCACAAGCGGCAGATCGTCATTCGACGACGTGAGCttttggaggaggcgaAGCTTCgtcgagagaaggaggcttCTACTGCCCTTGCTGAGCGTCTCAAGATCAAGGCCGAAGAGGATGCTCGTCGAGCTAAGGAGGAGGCCAAACAGGCTGAAATTGACCGAGTTCGCAAGCAGATCCATGAGACCAAACAGGCCGAGGCTAAGCAGCTCGCAGCTTCCCTCGCTGCCCAAGGTGCCCTCAAGGTCGATATCTCCAGCATTGAAGACCTCGACTCTTCCAAGCTTGTTGCCATGCAGGTCGAGCAGCTTGccaaagagaaaaaggagcTTTCTGAGAGGTTGCGTATCGTCGGCAAGAGGGTTGACCACCTCGAGCGTgcgatgaggaaggaggagagacCGTTGTTGGCTCAGGACTACGAACGTCAGAAAGCCGAGGACAGAGCGGCTCACGATAGGGCTAACCAAATTGCTCGAGAGCAGGCCATTGAGCAGCAGAGGGCTGCTAGGGAGTTGAAGCAGAGATTGGGTAGAATGTTGGAGGACTACGAGGCTGTCAAGGAACGCATTGAGTCTCAGATGCAGGAGGAATTGAAGGCGGCTAAAGAAGAGGCTAGGAGAAAgattgaggaagaaaaggctcagttgagggagaaggtcattaagaggaagagagaagagaaagaaaggaagctCAAGGAGGCTAGAGAAGctgaggagaggaagcgaaaggaggaag AGGAGGCTGCCCAgaaggctgaagaagaagctcgcgctgctgctgctcttgAGGCTGaagctgctgccgctgaaCAACGCCGAGCCGAGCGTGAAGCTCAACGTCAATCAGACCTCGAACGTATCCGCGCTCAGCaagaacgagaagaagaagctcttcGTCGACGACAAGCCGAAAAGGCCGCGGCTACTAGCGGTGGCAGCGCCTACAGACCGCCTGCGCGTGCTGGTACTACTCCCCCCACGGcttctccagctccttCAAGTGGTGGTCCTTCATGGTTAGCTCGACGAAAGGCCATGGAGGCTCAAAGCGCCGGTGGTGCCCCTGTGGCCAGTTCACCTAAGCCAGTGCCTTCAAATTCTGCCGCGGCGTCTGCTCCTGCATCCAACGGCCCCGAGAGCATTGCTGGTGAAGCTGAGAAACCCGCTTTAACTGGAAGTGTATGGAGGAGAGGTATGGGAGCGAGGAGGGGTATGCCGTCCACCAGAGGTGGGGCTTAG
- a CDS encoding small nuclear ribonucleoprotein, putative produces MSGSLTHVLFEGPSGYGLFTVNLQEEVAAKSKQLQDSIADLGIFSRMVQLASFAPFTSAAQALENANDVSEGVLNPHLQALLNLIVPDAAGKGNKKQSGVLLGVAERGLAGAIQGEMGIPCDTSERALELIRGVRLHQEKILIKGGMQKGDVTVAQLGLGHSYSRGKVKFNVNRSDNMIIQAISLSDQLDKDLNTFFMRVREWYGWHFPELYKLVPDAHQYALLAVLIGDRTALSEDSLEEMQEILDDDETRAKNVLDAARASMGSDISEVDLINISNFAERVVKLAEYRKSLRRYLTEKMNVVAPNLSALIGETIAARLISHAGSLTNLAKYPASTVQILGAEKALFRALKTKGNTPKYGLIYHSTFIGRAGAKHKGRISRFLANKCSIACRIDCFTDVPTNKFGEALRAQVEERLNFFETGAPVGKNSDAIQKALAAVAADLDDEDDDDDDEGHLKEDDVADAVKQVEKDQAEAAVNRGPIDPELAKLASEATSSTPKKEKKNKKEKKDKKEKEEKKKRKSEAMDVDVKEDEEEKKEKKSKKEKEEKKEKKEKKEKKEKKEKEGREEKEGKKEKKKKRKSEA; encoded by the exons ATGTCAGGCTCCCTCACCCACGTCCTCTTCGAGGGGCCTTCTGGCTATGGCCTCTTCACTGTCAACTTGCAGGAGGAAGTTGCTGCCAAGTCAAAACAACTTCAAGACTCCATCGCCGACCTCGGCATCTTCTCTCGAATGGTCCAGCTCGCTTCCTTCGCCCCTTTTACTTCGGCCGCCCAAGCTCTCGAGAACGCGAACGATGTCTCCGAAGGCGTCCTCAACCCTCACCTTCAGGCTCTTCTAAATTTGATCGTCCCCGACGCTGCTGGCAAGGGCAACAAGAAGCAATCCGGTGTTCTTCTCGGTGTGGCCGAGAGAGGTTTGGCTGGTGCCATTCAAGGCGAGATGGGTATCCCCTGTGACACTTCCGAACGAGCCTTGGAACTCATCCGAGGTGTTCGATTACATCAGGAAAAGATTTTGATCAAGGGAGGGATGCAAAAGGGAGATGTAACCGTTGCCCAGCTTGGTTTGGGTCACTCTTACTCTCGAGGCAAGGTGAAG TTCAACGTCAACCGATCCGACAACATGATTATCCAAGCCATTTCTCTCTCCGACCAACTCGACAAAGATCTCAACACTTTCTTCATGCGAGTGCGAGAATGGTACGGCTGGCACTTCCCTGAGCTTTACAAGCTCGTTCCCGACGCCCACCAATATGCCCTTCTTGCTGTCCTTATCGGTGATCGCACAGCTCTTTCCGAGGACTCTCTTGAGGAAATGCAGGAAATTcttgacgacgacgagacTCGTGCGAAGAATGTCCTCGATGCCGCGAGGGCCAGTATGGGTAGTGACATCAGCGAAGTTGACTTGATCAACATCAGCAACTTCGCGGAGAGGGTTGTCAAGCTTGCTGAGTATaggaagagcttgaggagATACCTCACTGAGAAGATGAATGTCGTTGCCCCCAACTTGTCAGCTTTGATCGGTGAGACCATCGCTGCCAGACTCATCAGCCATGC CGGTTCCCTCACCAACTTGGCCAAGTACCCCGCTTCTACTGTCCAAATCCTCGGTGCCGAAAAGGCACTTTTCCGAGCTCTCAAGACCAAGGGTAACACCCCCAAATACGGTCTCATCTACCACTCTACTTTTATCGGCCGTGCCGGTGCTAAGCACAAGGGTCGGATTTCTCGATTCCTTGCCAATAAATGTTCTATCGCTTGTCGTATTGACTGTTTCACCGACGTTCCTACCAACAAATTCGGAGAGGCTTTACGTGCACAGGTCGAGGAACGTTTGAACTTCTTCGAG ACTGGTGCTCCCGTCGGCAAAAACTCTGACGCCATCCAGAAGGCCTTGGCCGCTGTCGCAGCTGACCtcgatgacgaggacgacgatgatgacgatgaaggtCATCTtaaggaagatgatgttgcGGAT GCTGTCAAGCAGGTAGAGAAGGACCAAGCAGAAGCTGCCGTTAACCGAGGCCCTATTGACCCCGAACTTGCCAAACTTGCTTCTGAGGCTACATCTTCTACGCCtaagaaggaaaagaagaacaaaaaggagaagaaggacaagaaggagaaggaggaaaagaagaagcgcaAGTCCGAAGCCATGGACGTGGAtgtgaaggaggatgaggaggagaagaaggagaagaagagcaagaaggagaaggaggaaaagaaggagaagaaggaaaagaaggagaagaaggagaagaaggagaaagagggaagggaagagaaggagggaaagaaggagaagaagaagaagaggaagtctGAGGCGTAG